ATGGGAAATGGGATCCTGAGAAAACCTAGAGTTTTGTTCCAGTATTCTTTCCAACCTGTGGTTCTTAAGGGTTGAGCCAAACCTAGGGTTGGGCATATTTGGATGGGTACCTATTCCAGAAACTATTTGAAGCTGCATCCTGAAGTGTCTAAGTTAAAGTTAAATAGAGGGAAACTATGCTATAAAATCCAAATAGGTCCAGGTAGGCAAAGATGATCACATCATGAAGATAAACAGAGTAGAGGATGAGGAGAACCAATGCACGGGAAGGGTAGAAACAGATAGGGAAAGGAAGTCTGGAGAAAACCTTTGAACCAAAGTCCAATTTGTGGAGGCATTTTGTTTGGTGCCCATGGCCATTGATGGAGGTATGCTGACATCtaacaaaaaaatccaaagcaaaatGAATGTGCAGCTCCAGGTTTAATAATTCTACATCCTCATTATCTTGTAAATGTACCCACctctgtctcccatgcagttggTTTTTAAGTCTGGGGTATTGTagatctcaaatatttttaaacccaTTTTTTTTGGTGACTAGAGTGTTTTATGTAAAACACAAATTTGATAGTTAAATTTTTAACTGATGTATTTCAatgtttctctgcttcctgcaggATTAAATATTGTCTGAGGCAGCATATATGACAATTTACTCACATTAATGTTTTGCCTCTGCTTATTTTACCAAACTCATCTCTTTACCACGTTTCCTTTTCCTGTCTCACCACAGTGACTTACTGGTATTTCCTGAAATATGCCTACATTCGTTCATGACTCAGTTCCTCTGAATATTGTCTGGTAAACTCATCCTAGTCCTCTATGACTTCCTGTCTCTCTGATGTCTCTACTAACCTGCCAAAGCAGAGAAACACCATTCCCAGAGGACTTTCTTCGTCTTTGGCATATAGCTCCATTTTAGCAGCTACTGAAGTGAACTGTAATGATTTAAAAATCTAAGTGTTTCTAGAGAGCATAGGCTGTGTCTAATTAACATCTCTGCCTCCAGGGCCTGTCAAGGTAACTGACCCATAGTAGGGGGTCAAGTTTCCTTTGAATATTCaaaatgctttaaatatttttttaaagatttatttatttatttgaaagtcagagttatgcagagagaggagaggcagagagagagagagagagagagagagagaggtcttctatcttccatctgctggctcactccccaattggccgcaacagctggagctgccctatccgaagccaggagccaggagcttcctccaggtcttcccaggggcccaaggatttgggccatcttctactgctttcccaggccatagcagagagctggatcagaagtggagcagctgggtcttgaactggtgctcatatggcatgccggcactgcagatggtggctttacctgctatggcatggtgctggccccaaaatgctttaaatattttgtggaaaaattTGAGGAACTTGTCAACCAAGTCATGTCGTTGATAATAACTTTTGATCTATGATTTGTGTCTGAAGTATATGATATTAATTCCTTCATTGATTccaaaagtatttattgaatatctacCCTAAACCAGGCAACTACAATGATTAATTAAAACCAGATATGTGCTTTACTGTTCTCATGGAGTTGAAAATTATTGAAGAAATTGTTACAatgtataaattatttatttttattttttaaaaagatttctttattcatttgaaagacagagttacagatggaggtagagcctgagagagagctcttccattctctggttcactccccaaatgactgcaacagccagagctgagctgatttgaagccagcagtttctttgggatctcccacatgggttcagggacccaaggaattgggccatcttccactgctttgccaggccttagcagagacctgcattggaagtgaagtagccgggacttgaaccagtgcccatataggatgctggtgctgcaggctggggctttaacttgctatgccacagctccggccccatgaattatttttttttaaaagctttgctttttacttgaaaagcagagacacagtttttttttttttttttttaagatttatttatttatttagaaaatcagaattacaaagagagaaacagaaacagaaatagagatcttctatctgctggttcactccccagcaatggccagtgctgggccaggccaaagccaggctgaagtcaggaggttcatctgggtctcccacgtggacgtcaagggcccaaacactcaggtcatctttcactgcttttcccaggcaggccattaacaaggatctggagcagaagtggagtggctggactcaaaccagaaactcaatatgggatgagggcaatCCACCTGGCGACTTAACCACTGTACTAAGTGTCTGCCCTCACTTCTGTGAATTACTAAATAAAACATGCTTTGGTTTTGATCAATTATGTCAGCCTGGGATTGTCCTTAACACAACAGGACTTTCAGAAGCGCAAGGTTGAATGCTATGGGCTATTTTCATTTCTCACACACTGCAGGTTTGCCTATTGTTCTGCAGCACAGAAAGCCATGCTGCTTGATAAACACAACAAATTAATAAACATGTAAAATAGTTGAAAGTCTTATTTTACTACAAGCAAAACAATGTCTTCAGAAATTTGTGGAAGTCAGGCACACATCAGTGACTTTACAGCTTAACAAGGGTTTTAGAATTTATAGTGGTATTCCATTTTGCTTGTAGGAAAACCCAAAGACTGTAGGGGGAGTATTCAAGAATCAACAAAACAGGATCACCTTTTTAAGCTGGAAGAATCACCTTTATGCAGTGAGAGGTCATTCATGTACCCAACAAATAAAGGTCCTAGCCTCTCTACTAAGAGCCAATAAAACACAATGTCTACCTTGGCAGTGTGATTACAGGAATGAAAGAATTTGCCAGGTCTTGGTATTTGAAAATGgaaagggaaaacaaacaaacaagaaacatcACACAGCTCCTATGAAAATTCGATATCAGAAAGTTTAAACAAACTCAAACCAGGTACCTATAATTCCTACTATCCTGATACCcctggggtgccgggttctgctTCTCATTTGGGCTTAAAAACAAGAACAGATTGGAGTCAAGGACAGTAGTGAGTTTGGTCCAATCAAAGGCCTAACAGCCAGCATTACAGGGAacagatattcttttttaactGTTGCCTAAGATAGGGGCTTATCTTTATTGAATGTAGCTGTACTGTTTTCTGTAGCCCCTCAGCTGGAGGTGGTTACTAACTGGGAAATGGTGCAGAACGAGGAAGCAATCTTCTTTTTGCTGTGGCAGAGACATGCTGCTACAGGGGTTAAACTTTAAAATCCTCATTGTGATAAAGTGATAAAAAACAAGGTACAAGGCAAAGTAAAGTTGCAATTTCAGCTTGAGTTCAAAGTACTAGCAATCTCATAAACTGAAGCTATTGCTTTGGGATGAGAGTGTTGAAAAAGTAAGTTCTATGAAATTTATAATGCAAATTTATCAATCAATATACTAATACTTTTTCCCCTCTCTGTAGGTGTCAAAGAAGATGGACATTTTTCTttatcatcatttaaaaataagaattataggTCAGGTGAAGCTTTCAAGATGGCTGGGTTCCTTTAGAGacttagaaaaggaagaaatagggAGGGAATAAAACTGCAGATTATTTCATAACTTTTACCAGTTGTAGACAGAAATCTACTTTGGCTTTCTAATAGACTAGTTTTCCAGACTATCTTATGGAGCCATTGTCCTAGCCATTGTATGAGACCTCAGAAAAGCTAGCATAGGGATGCAATTTTGTCTACAAACTTTAGTGTAAAATAACCCAAAAGTACAAAACTTTGGGGTTCTCTCATTCAACAGCAGTAAATATCTACATACAAAGGGGCGTTATTTTTTCTCAAACCCGAACTCTGTCCATTTCCTGAATTCACTTTACCATTGTGATTTGGTTGCTGGTTTTAGTTGGGCAGAGTCGCAAATGCAATGAAGGACGGGGGCTCTTGTACTGGTTTGGTGGCCAGGCAAGGTTACCAAGAGGCTCATTCTGGCTCTAGAAAGGAAAGCAGGTCATCCTGACTCCCTGGAACTGGGTCAGCCCCACTCCCCGGAACCAGGAGTGGGTCATCTCCACTCCCTGGCGAGGCAGGAAGGCCGTCATTGCCAAGGTCTCTGCCACCTGCGACTCTGGACTTGATGGTCCCCATCAGACCTTCCAAAGATCTGAACGTGGCTGACTTCTTCATGTCTCCAAGCTTCCTGCAGATAGCAGAGCCCACGGTGGACAGGGCGGCTGATGTCTTCTGTTTCATGTAAGTGTTGGAGACCTGAATATCATGCCAGCTCTTGGACAGATTCTGTTTCAACCCCACCAAAGCCGTGCACCCCAGCCTTGTCTTGAGCTCCCCACAGCGTTTCTCTTTGGCGGCCAGCACGTGGCGTAGCGTTACGATTTCCTCCTCCAATTTGGTGAGCTCGGATCTGAGCTCCATTTGCTCGGCTTCGGTCAGATACTCAGGTTCAGAAGTTGTCCGGGATTCATATGTATCCAGAGAGGTCTTTGTCATGGCATTGGACATGGACTGGGAAAGAAAATCTTCATTAAGAGAGTTCAGATCTAATTCTTGATAGACAGAATCGAATTCTTGGCTGGTGGATAAATAATCTTTTCCGGCAGAGTCAAAATCTTGGCCTGCCGCCTGAGAATCTTGACTGGTGGTGCTGAACATTAGGCGAGATGGATCCGTTTCTTAGCCGGTAAAACTGACGCCTTGCTGGGGAGCCGCTGTCCCAACCTGGGGCAGAGTACACCGCGGGCGGGGATATACTTCCGGGTAGAAGAGGGTGAGGGTCAGATGGGGAGGGACTTCCGGCCCCAAAGGGCCGCTGCGGATTTCCTGCTCAGCACAGGTGCTACCCATGTTCCCGGCCGTGTTTTGGCATCACAACGACCTTGTGAGGTAGGTGGTGTCGCAGTTGGTCGCAAGAGGAAAGGAATTTACCCCGCAGCCGTGGTGGGTGACAAGGTCTGTCCTTCATACTATATTATCTGGCAGCTCATTTTACCTCATTAGCAGTTTTCAAGCCCTTGAAAGTAGGTTGAACCTttgtgcttaaattttttttttaaaaggcccaGTGTGTAAAGTAAACCGCTACTACAGAATCAGCTGGGGAGTTCAGGACTCCTAGGGTTATCCCCTGCCCCATCTCTCCATCCCAGGTTTCCACAGGTGCCGGGAGAAACTCCTAGCACGATTCCGAAAGCCGGGTTTGAAGGCTTCACGGAACTCAGAGTCCAGTAGTAACTAAAATGATCCCAATGGAGTATCAACAGTGCCAGAGACCTTGAATAGGAGTACTTAAAAGGGGGTTTAAATCAGTCACAACTGCCCGTTATTTTTGGGAGGGTGTAGTGGTGCGAGTAAATAGCTTTTTCTAATTTAAATCTAATTAAAAAGGCTGTTGTTCTTTGATAATTTAGAGGAGAAGGGATATATGCAAAAGGGTAGAGTATGGGTTTTCAGTACTGCAGTTGCACTGTTTTTTCTCCCTGCACTCACATTTCTGAAAGCATGTCTGGCCACATTTATGGTTGCCTGTTGTGTGAGGTGGTCTGCCTAGCATAGGAGAATCAGTTAAATAGGATCTATCAGAGTATCAACCCACTATGTCCtccaatattgttttaaaatatatatgtttatttgatcAACcgtggggagaggggaaagagacagagagagagagagagcaagcgaacCAGCGGCTGgattttccatctattggcttactccccaaatggccagaacagtgAGATGTCAagaaggtcaaagccaggatccagcaacTCTATCCTGATCtgctacatgagtggcaggagcccaaacacttggaccatcttttgctgccttcccaggcacgttagcagaaagcttggTTAGAAGCAAAAGATCCAGGACTTGAGATGCCTACATGGCAAGTGGAGTCTTAATCTttgcaccacaatgcaagcctCCACAGCTCTAAATTCTGTCCAGAGCTCAGAACCTCTGCTCAGCTCAGGCACCACTCACGTACAATTTACATAGCAGAGAAATCAACACATCAATTCAGTAAGCATATATTGTTACTATCTGGCTGCCCATTCCCACGGAATATCCTTGAGCAAATCTTAGATCCTAGTGAACTCTTGGTAGAATGTAAATGTGGAACATGATCTGATTCTCCGTAAATTTCAGCAATTTCCCATACTTCTGTCTGTGTGGCCGTGATAAAATACTCAGCTGTTCCATCCTTTGGGTTTACATTCAGTAACCCTTTCACAAAATTCACTAGTGTTGTTATTATCTTGCCCCTGAAATGTGTGCTTCTTTAGGTTAAGAAATGAGGTTTGTTCTTGTTGGAAACATGAAAGCTGATGAGCGATGTGGCTGTGTGTACAAAGGCCTGTAAAAGGCAGCAAGGACTTCCtaaaaagcattttcattttgttccagAGGGCAAAGTTCTCCACCATTGCCTGTGGAAATATTGGTGGTTTCAGGAATACTTCCAGATTCTGAAATAGGTATCTTTCAAAACTGAGAGTGGAGTGTAAAGAAATCATCCCTAAGCAAAGCCAGATAACATAAATGAAGATAATTAACATGGAACACACTTTTCCATTTTAAGTTGAGATTCTCAGTCAACAGATCTGACTTGCACTTGATTTACCTTCTCTGGATTGTTTAAGCTACCAATATTGTTgcctattttcttctttatatgctTCCTGCCTTCGAattcaaaatatgaaatcctttgttaaactttgatttcttttaatagAATAATGGTTTTCCTCATAGCAAAACTGAACTGACTTCTTTCAAAGACTTGACTTTCAGATCCCAAATCAAGCCATGGCCTCTGGAAGGGAGGTTCCTAGTTGGCAATGATCTGACCTCCTGAGTAAACTTGTATAAATAAGTAGCACAATGCAACTATCTATTTCATTAGGCTTGTGCATAATCACATATAAAACAACATGTATTTTTCATCTAATTTATAATGATTCTAACCTACTGGTGTAAAAGCTATCCTCTTAaggtataaaataataaattataatcctgtctttttaagatttcacTCTCTAAATCAGACAGTTAAATAAAACCGTATTATATAGAAAGGCTCACAAAATGGTAACCAAAAACTGAAAGTTTTTGTCGTTATTTAAACACTAAAAAGCAGCCAAAATGTTTGATTCATGAACCTATGAAGAAAGAATTGTGAATTATTTGTAATCCTATGATGGTTTGCTATCTTTTGTTTTCAAGGAAGACATTAACTTTTATAGTAAAGCATAAACTTTGAAACATTTCTCTGGTAAAGTGACAGATTTATGTCAGTCCCTTGTAAACAAAGGAAAGTGGTATAACAGGATT
This DNA window, taken from Lepus europaeus isolate LE1 chromosome 12, mLepTim1.pri, whole genome shotgun sequence, encodes the following:
- the TPD52L3 gene encoding tumor protein D55, which codes for MSNAMTKTSLDTYESRTTSEPEYLTEAEQMELRSELTKLEEEIVTLRHVLAAKEKRCGELKTRLGCTALVGLKQNLSKSWHDIQVSNTYMKQKTSAALSTVGSAICRKLGDMKKSATFRSLEGLMGTIKSRVAGGRDLGNDGLPASPGSGDDPLLVPGSGADPVPGSQDDLLSFLEPE